The following are encoded together in the Acinetobacter radioresistens DSM 6976 = NBRC 102413 = CIP 103788 genome:
- a CDS encoding ABC transporter permease produces the protein MSYVAHELSSRNKLLFGLGSFLIPVLIWCAVSYLPWIWHPQVQITDSGSVAYLQVDSRIDKNTFFSAAQSAIDQGLAPPQGILVNPIYLPAPHEVATALVTAFTTAPAQANVPWFHESLWHSIKLVFTAFFISSLIGIPLGILCGFSNKLSQLTEPFIEFFRYLPAPAFGALAVAILGINDAPKIAIIVIGTLFQQILIIANTTRLVDRSLIEAGFTLGTNKIKSLFHVVIPAAMPEIYRNLRVLLGWAWTYLIVAELIGSTSGITWFITQQARYQNFANVFAAILIIGVIGLVCDLILMKLGQRLFKWKPGAN, from the coding sequence ATGAGTTACGTTGCACATGAACTCAGTTCAAGAAACAAACTGCTATTTGGCTTGGGGTCTTTTCTAATACCAGTTTTAATTTGGTGTGCAGTCAGTTATTTACCTTGGATCTGGCATCCACAAGTCCAAATTACGGATTCAGGTAGTGTTGCCTATTTACAGGTTGATAGTCGTATTGATAAAAATACCTTTTTTTCTGCTGCCCAGTCTGCAATAGATCAAGGTCTTGCTCCACCGCAAGGTATACTCGTCAATCCAATTTATTTGCCCGCACCGCACGAAGTTGCAACTGCACTGGTCACAGCTTTTACCACTGCACCTGCTCAGGCCAATGTTCCCTGGTTTCATGAAAGCCTTTGGCACAGTATCAAGCTGGTGTTTACGGCATTCTTTATTTCTTCACTGATTGGTATTCCACTCGGTATTTTATGTGGTTTTTCCAATAAACTTTCCCAGTTGACCGAACCTTTTATCGAGTTTTTCCGCTACCTGCCTGCCCCGGCCTTTGGCGCGCTTGCCGTCGCTATTTTAGGAATCAATGATGCACCCAAAATAGCCATCATTGTCATCGGCACCCTGTTCCAGCAAATTCTAATTATTGCCAATACCACACGTCTGGTCGATCGTAGTCTGATTGAGGCCGGTTTCACTTTGGGTACTAATAAAATTAAAAGTCTATTTCATGTGGTGATTCCGGCAGCCATGCCAGAAATTTATCGTAATCTGCGCGTGCTGCTGGGTTGGGCATGGACCTATTTAATCGTGGCTGAACTGATTGGTAGTACCTCGGGTATTACCTGGTTTATTACCCAACAGGCTCGTTATCAGAACTTTGCAAATGTCTTCGCAGCTATCTTGATCATTGGTGTGATTGGCCTGGTTTGCGATTTAATTTTAATGAAACTGGGACAGCGCCTATTTAAATGGAAACCGGGAGCAAACTAA
- a CDS encoding spinster family MFS transporter, producing the protein MSNLNIQTEGSISKSSVYTWYVVLLCMLAYIFSFIDRQILALMIEPIKADLNLTDTQFSLLHGLAFSLFYAFMGLPLAYIADRFSRPKLISIGIIFWSLATAFCGLSKNFVQLFLSRMGVGIGEAALSPAAYSMFSDMFSKEKLGRAVAVYSIGSFVGGGIAFLVGGYVIGLLKDTSLIDVPFFGMLKAWQMAFIIVGLPGIFIGLLFILTVKEPKRKGQRLNAQGEVEKVSFKSSFSFIGKHRKTFTCHYLGFTFYAMALYCLTSWTPAFYMRKYGMTPTEAGYMLGSVLLVANTLGVFCAGWLNDWFVKKGRKDAPMITGVIGITGLILPIMFFTQVEPLWLSVTLLVPAMFFASFPMPISTTAMQMLAPNQLRAQISAIFLLISNLVAVGIGTTLVALITDKIFENPLMVGMSLSIVGAISCVVAFLLLKFGCKAFAQSMQKEHAA; encoded by the coding sequence ATGAGTAATCTCAATATACAGACAGAAGGAAGTATAAGTAAATCAAGTGTATATACCTGGTACGTCGTACTGCTGTGTATGCTGGCCTATATTTTTTCGTTTATTGACCGGCAGATTCTGGCACTGATGATCGAGCCGATCAAGGCTGACCTGAATCTGACTGACACCCAGTTTAGCCTGCTGCATGGTTTGGCTTTTTCCCTGTTTTATGCCTTTATGGGATTGCCACTTGCCTATATTGCTGACCGTTTTTCCCGGCCAAAACTGATTTCTATCGGAATTATTTTCTGGAGTCTGGCTACAGCATTCTGCGGACTCAGTAAAAACTTCGTGCAGCTTTTCTTGAGCCGTATGGGGGTCGGAATTGGTGAAGCTGCTCTGTCACCTGCTGCTTACTCAATGTTTAGCGACATGTTTAGCAAAGAAAAACTGGGACGTGCAGTAGCAGTTTATTCGATTGGTTCTTTTGTTGGAGGCGGCATTGCCTTTCTGGTCGGTGGCTATGTTATTGGATTGCTGAAGGACACAAGCCTGATTGATGTGCCATTTTTTGGTATGTTAAAAGCCTGGCAAATGGCATTTATTATTGTTGGATTACCCGGCATTTTTATTGGCCTGCTGTTTATACTCACTGTGAAAGAGCCAAAGCGTAAAGGTCAGCGTCTTAATGCTCAGGGTGAAGTAGAAAAAGTCAGTTTTAAATCCAGCTTCAGTTTTATTGGAAAGCACCGTAAAACTTTTACTTGCCATTATCTGGGTTTTACATTTTATGCGATGGCACTGTACTGTTTAACCAGCTGGACACCTGCTTTTTATATGCGGAAATATGGAATGACCCCGACAGAAGCCGGTTATATGCTAGGTAGTGTATTGCTGGTAGCTAATACTTTAGGTGTATTCTGTGCAGGCTGGTTAAATGACTGGTTTGTTAAAAAAGGCCGTAAAGATGCCCCTATGATTACAGGTGTTATTGGAATCACAGGGTTAATTTTGCCGATCATGTTTTTTACGCAAGTTGAACCATTATGGCTCTCTGTTACCTTGCTGGTGCCTGCAATGTTCTTTGCGTCATTTCCAATGCCTATTTCCACTACGGCGATGCAAATGCTGGCACCAAACCAGTTACGTGCTCAGATCTCGGCAATTTTTCTGCTAATCAGTAATCTGGTTGCAGTAGGAATTGGAACGACACTGGTTGCATTAATTACTGACAAAATCTTTGAAAATCCATTGATGGTAGGCATGTCTTTATCAATTGTTGGCGCAATTTCATGTGTAGTGGCTTTTCTGCTGCTGAAATTTGGCTGTAAAGCGTTTGCCCAAAGTATGCAAAAGGAACATGCAGCTTAG
- a CDS encoding AraC family transcriptional regulator gives MSLISQLDRLHYLDHFLLFSSTDYHTIKQQISHYLCPHQFEVDSSQILNTRLNGFSFGTSALYDLKYSAPVAITIDESSAHYLFRVTLEGECKIEHDARLIIQSPGIMTVSHPHSKNRIITSQHCRNIILKLSRQEVDTQLYKMLGHMVAEPLLFDCGISCTTEGVEAIIETLNYLCHAHYNIQHWDTISESFGRYLIELILLKVPNNYTAQLQQRGKVILPGYMNKARQYIARHIRNNIVLAELGKQCGVSVRTLQKGFNQYFHQTPIDYIRDLRIKLIHHELQHSQAHETVTDILLRNGINSLGHFSTLYKKRYGCLPSQTLRQAHPHCSSYFVN, from the coding sequence ATGAGCCTGATTTCACAACTAGACCGTCTGCATTATCTTGATCATTTTTTATTGTTCAGTTCGACCGACTATCACACTATTAAACAGCAGATCAGCCATTATCTGTGCCCCCATCAGTTTGAGGTAGATTCCAGCCAGATTCTAAATACGCGTCTTAATGGTTTTAGCTTTGGCACATCAGCACTCTATGATCTGAAATACAGTGCGCCTGTGGCAATTACTATAGATGAATCTTCTGCCCATTATCTGTTCAGAGTTACGCTTGAGGGCGAGTGCAAGATCGAACATGATGCCCGGCTGATTATACAGTCACCTGGTATTATGACGGTTTCACATCCCCATAGTAAAAATCGGATTATTACCAGCCAGCACTGTCGTAATATTATTCTGAAGCTGTCCAGACAGGAGGTTGATACACAGCTCTACAAAATGCTCGGCCATATGGTAGCAGAGCCACTACTGTTTGACTGCGGTATATCCTGTACGACAGAAGGTGTCGAGGCGATTATCGAAACTCTGAACTATCTTTGTCATGCCCATTACAACATCCAGCATTGGGATACTATTTCTGAAAGCTTCGGCCGATATCTGATTGAGCTGATTTTACTGAAGGTTCCGAATAATTATACTGCGCAACTGCAGCAAAGGGGGAAAGTTATATTACCTGGCTATATGAACAAAGCCAGACAGTATATTGCCCGGCATATCCGAAATAATATTGTACTGGCAGAGCTGGGCAAGCAGTGCGGAGTATCGGTGCGGACCCTGCAAAAAGGCTTTAACCAGTATTTCCATCAAACCCCAATTGACTATATTCGAGACTTGCGTATTAAACTCATCCATCATGAGTTACAGCATAGCCAAGCGCATGAAACTGTAACTGATATTCTGCTGCGTAATGGTATTAACAGTTTAGGGCATTTTTCTACACTTTATAAAAAACGGTACGGTTGTCTGCCATCACAGACTTTGAGGCAGGCACATCCGCATTGCTCATCTTATTTCGTAAACTGA